In the genome of Myxococcus stipitatus, one region contains:
- the pdhA gene encoding pyruvate dehydrogenase (acetyl-transferring) E1 component subunit alpha translates to MASPYSKDLLLTMYRKMYLIRRFEERAGQQYTLGKIAGFCHLYIGQEAVAVGPVEAIRQDDYMLSAYRDHGQPLARGSDAGMVMAELFGRGTGYSKGKGGSMHIFDIEHHFYGGYGIVGGQIPLAAGMAFASRYRNEDRVTVCYFGDAAANQGALHETFNMASKWKLPVIYICENNRYGMGTAIARTAAVPEIYKRAAAYDMRGEPVDGMDALKMYEAVKDAAAWCRAGKGPVLLEANTYRFRGHSMADPANYRTKQEVEDERKNDPIPKLREYTIRQGLAVEADFERIDEEVKAQVDAAVKFADESPEPSLEELWRDTIVEPGEADVRPRERVLGVKVTNWPSYPSGQELKVTWDLEPREQAEAADKKAGLIR, encoded by the coding sequence GTGGCCAGCCCGTACTCGAAGGACCTGCTGTTGACGATGTACCGGAAGATGTACCTCATCCGCCGTTTCGAGGAGCGTGCGGGTCAGCAGTACACGCTGGGGAAGATTGCCGGCTTCTGTCACCTGTACATCGGGCAGGAGGCGGTGGCTGTGGGTCCGGTGGAGGCCATCCGCCAGGACGACTACATGCTCAGCGCGTACCGCGACCATGGCCAGCCCCTGGCGCGTGGCAGTGACGCGGGCATGGTGATGGCGGAGCTGTTCGGCCGCGGCACCGGCTACAGCAAGGGCAAGGGCGGCTCGATGCACATCTTCGACATCGAGCACCACTTCTACGGCGGCTACGGCATCGTCGGCGGGCAGATTCCGCTGGCGGCCGGCATGGCCTTCGCCAGCCGCTATCGCAACGAGGACCGCGTCACGGTCTGCTACTTCGGCGACGCGGCCGCCAACCAGGGCGCGCTGCACGAGACGTTCAACATGGCGTCGAAGTGGAAGCTGCCGGTCATCTACATCTGCGAGAACAACCGCTACGGCATGGGCACCGCCATCGCCCGCACGGCCGCGGTGCCTGAGATCTACAAGCGCGCCGCCGCCTACGACATGCGCGGCGAGCCGGTGGACGGCATGGACGCGCTGAAGATGTACGAGGCCGTGAAGGACGCGGCCGCGTGGTGCCGCGCGGGCAAGGGCCCCGTGCTGCTGGAGGCGAACACGTACCGCTTCCGCGGCCACTCCATGGCGGACCCGGCCAACTACCGCACCAAGCAGGAGGTGGAGGACGAGCGCAAGAACGACCCCATCCCCAAGCTGCGCGAGTACACGATTCGCCAGGGCCTGGCGGTGGAGGCGGACTTCGAGCGCATCGACGAAGAGGTGAAGGCGCAGGTGGACGCCGCGGTGAAGTTCGCGGACGAGTCCCCGGAGCCGAGCCTGGAAGAGCTGTGGCGCGACACCATCGTCGAGCCGGGCGAGGCCGACGTGCGTCCGCGTGAGCGGGTGCTGGGCGTGAAGGTGACGAACTGGCCGTCGTACCCGTCGGGCCAGGAGCTGAAGGTCACCTGGGACCTGGAGCCGCGCGAGCAGGCGGAAGCCGCGGACAAGAAGGCGGGCCTGATCCGCTGA
- a CDS encoding pyruvate dehydrogenase complex dihydrolipoamide acetyltransferase translates to MAIPIQMPSLSPTMTEGKIVKWLKKVGDKVSSGEALAEVETDKSNLEIEAYDDGYVLQILVEANQTAAVGAPIAYIGKQGEKVAGGGAAPAPQPAAAPAPAPKVEAPAPAPAAAPAAASGGGRIAIQMPSLSPTMTEGKIVKWLKKVGDKVSSGEALAEVETDKSNLEIEAYDDGTLAEIVVGANQMAPVGSPIAYITAKGGKAAAAAPAPAPAPAVKPAEVAAAPKPQAAPAPAPVAPAQAEGRRVRASPLAKKIARDRGVDISRVQGSGPSGRVVKRDIEAALARGVTAPAPSAPTAPVARKAPAAVAARAESRTEPLTSMRKVIAQRMTEVKPGVPHFYLTIEVEMDAAVKVREEAKALDLKVSVNDLVVKAVAMAVKRYPKINVSLQGDQVVHHGSVDVGVAVALEQGLITPVVRDADQKGLQAISTEVRELAERARKRALKPDEYTGGSITVSNLGMYGIDQFVAIINPPQASILAVGAVSDKVVVRDGQMVIRKMMTATLSCDHRIIDGAIGAEFMRELRGLLEHPTRLLF, encoded by the coding sequence ATGGCCATTCCCATTCAGATGCCGAGCCTCTCCCCGACGATGACGGAGGGGAAGATCGTCAAGTGGCTGAAGAAGGTGGGGGACAAGGTCTCCTCCGGTGAGGCGCTCGCCGAGGTGGAGACGGACAAGTCCAACCTCGAGATCGAGGCCTACGACGACGGCTACGTGCTGCAGATCCTCGTCGAGGCGAACCAGACGGCGGCCGTCGGCGCGCCCATCGCGTACATCGGCAAGCAGGGAGAGAAGGTCGCGGGTGGTGGCGCGGCCCCGGCTCCCCAGCCCGCTGCCGCCCCGGCGCCCGCGCCGAAGGTGGAGGCGCCTGCCCCCGCTCCGGCCGCCGCTCCCGCGGCTGCTTCGGGGGGCGGCCGCATCGCCATCCAGATGCCGAGCCTCTCCCCGACGATGACGGAGGGGAAGATCGTCAAGTGGCTGAAGAAGGTGGGGGACAAGGTCTCCTCCGGTGAAGCGCTCGCCGAGGTGGAGACGGACAAGTCCAATCTGGAGATCGAGGCCTACGACGACGGCACGCTGGCGGAGATCGTCGTGGGTGCGAACCAGATGGCGCCCGTCGGTTCACCCATCGCGTACATCACGGCCAAGGGGGGCAAGGCGGCGGCTGCTGCTCCGGCTCCCGCTCCCGCTCCCGCGGTGAAGCCCGCGGAAGTGGCGGCGGCGCCCAAGCCGCAGGCCGCGCCCGCTCCGGCTCCCGTGGCTCCGGCGCAGGCGGAGGGCCGCAGGGTGCGCGCCAGCCCGCTCGCGAAGAAGATCGCCCGCGACCGCGGCGTGGATATCTCGCGCGTGCAGGGCTCGGGTCCCTCGGGTCGCGTGGTGAAGCGCGACATCGAAGCGGCCCTGGCTCGGGGCGTGACGGCTCCCGCTCCTTCGGCGCCCACGGCTCCGGTGGCGCGCAAGGCTCCGGCCGCGGTGGCAGCACGCGCCGAGTCCCGGACCGAGCCGCTGACGTCCATGCGCAAGGTGATTGCGCAGCGGATGACGGAGGTGAAGCCCGGCGTGCCGCACTTCTATCTCACCATCGAGGTGGAGATGGACGCGGCCGTGAAGGTGCGCGAGGAGGCGAAGGCGCTGGACCTCAAGGTCTCCGTCAACGACCTCGTCGTGAAGGCCGTGGCGATGGCGGTGAAGCGCTATCCGAAAATCAACGTCTCGCTCCAGGGGGACCAGGTGGTCCACCATGGCTCGGTGGACGTCGGTGTGGCCGTGGCGCTGGAGCAGGGGCTCATCACGCCCGTGGTCCGGGACGCGGACCAGAAGGGGCTTCAGGCCATCTCCACGGAGGTGCGTGAGCTGGCGGAGCGTGCCCGCAAGCGCGCGCTCAAGCCCGACGAGTACACGGGCGGCTCCATCACCGTGAGCAACCTGGGCATGTACGGCATCGACCAGTTCGTCGCCATCATCAACCCGCCGCAGGCCTCCATCCTCGCGGTGGGCGCGGTGAGCGACAAGGTGGTGGTGCGCGACGGGCAGATGGTGATTCGCAAGATGATGACGGCGACGTTGTCGTGCGACCACCGCATCATCGACGGGGCCATCGGCGCCGAGTTCATGCGGGAGCTGCGCGGCCTCCTGGAGCACCCCACGCGGCTGCTCTTCTAG
- a CDS encoding DUF2795 domain-containing protein, translating to MTRERLVQGVSELEERVGPPLPLTQSLQKALLGAVFPLTAEELTWVARENEAPSSVLSLLGSLPQGRFSSMDAVTSALEQDAARPDPLPPTPSLPSSR from the coding sequence ATGACACGCGAACGGCTTGTCCAGGGTGTGTCGGAGTTGGAGGAGCGGGTGGGCCCGCCGCTGCCTCTCACGCAGTCGCTGCAAAAGGCCCTGCTCGGAGCGGTGTTCCCCCTCACCGCGGAAGAGCTCACCTGGGTGGCTCGGGAGAACGAGGCGCCGTCCTCCGTCCTCTCCCTGTTGGGAAGCCTGCCGCAGGGACGTTTCTCCTCGATGGACGCGGTGACTTCGGCGTTGGAGCAGGATGCCGCCCGCCCGGACCCGCTCCCCCCCACACCCTCCCTCCCATCCTCCCGCTGA
- a CDS encoding sensor histidine kinase, producing the protein MNPSELPAVLYVDDDALNLRVFDANFGQRFRIFRSASPSEALTLLEQRKGEIGVILSDQRMPGMTGVELLERARSIAPDAKRMLVTAYADMQAVIDAVNRGQVTRYFVKPWDRSELQAALDDALKIARLELRIREVEGRMMKSERLATLGQVTAGIAHELMGPVGYLSQNVASLQRDLTSVIQYVSRHLATDPNPSVAETVEDLPALIKDLADGAEHLRQVALGLRAQARGEDMEATADVAEVVSFAVKLARAEVRDRARLTSNGEPVRVVFGPVKLCQVLLNLVVNAAQAMAGTGRQGRIEVRWAVRPDDVVLTVADNGCGIPMDLQERVFQPLFTTKPVGIGTGLGLSICRELVTQAGGSLRLSSTPGEGTDIEITLRRAPLP; encoded by the coding sequence ATGAACCCGTCTGAACTGCCCGCGGTGCTGTACGTCGACGATGACGCCCTCAACCTGCGGGTCTTCGACGCGAACTTCGGACAGCGCTTCCGCATCTTCCGCAGCGCGTCTCCCAGCGAGGCGCTGACGCTGCTCGAGCAGCGCAAGGGCGAGATTGGCGTCATCCTCTCCGACCAGCGCATGCCGGGGATGACGGGCGTGGAGCTCCTGGAGCGAGCGCGTTCGATCGCCCCCGACGCCAAGCGCATGCTCGTCACGGCCTACGCGGACATGCAGGCCGTCATCGACGCGGTGAACCGCGGACAGGTGACGCGCTACTTCGTCAAGCCGTGGGACCGCTCGGAGCTGCAGGCGGCGCTGGACGACGCGCTCAAGATTGCGCGCCTGGAGCTGCGCATCCGCGAGGTGGAAGGGCGGATGATGAAGTCGGAGCGTCTGGCCACGCTGGGGCAGGTGACGGCGGGCATCGCTCACGAGCTGATGGGCCCGGTGGGCTACCTCTCGCAGAACGTGGCTTCGCTCCAGCGCGACCTCACGAGTGTCATCCAGTACGTGTCGCGGCACCTGGCCACGGACCCCAACCCGTCGGTGGCGGAGACGGTGGAGGACCTGCCCGCGCTCATCAAGGACCTGGCGGATGGCGCCGAGCACCTGCGGCAGGTCGCCCTGGGGCTGCGCGCGCAGGCGCGAGGCGAGGACATGGAGGCCACCGCGGACGTGGCCGAGGTGGTGTCCTTCGCGGTGAAGCTGGCGCGCGCGGAGGTGAGAGACCGCGCTCGGCTGACGAGCAACGGCGAGCCCGTGCGAGTCGTCTTCGGTCCCGTGAAGCTGTGCCAGGTGTTGCTCAACCTCGTGGTCAACGCGGCGCAGGCCATGGCGGGCACCGGGCGTCAGGGGCGCATCGAGGTGCGCTGGGCGGTGCGGCCCGACGACGTGGTGCTGACGGTGGCGGACAACGGCTGCGGCATTCCCATGGACCTGCAGGAGCGTGTCTTCCAGCCGCTGTTCACCACGAAGCCGGTGGGCATCGGCACGGGCCTGGGCCTGTCCATCTGCCGCGAGCTGGTGACTCAGGCAGGCGGCAGCCTGCGACTGTCCTCCACGCCGGGCGAGGGCACGGACATCGAAATCACCCTCCGGCGAGCCCCGCTCCCCTGA